In the Alkalinema sp. FACHB-956 genome, one interval contains:
- the aroC gene encoding chorismate synthase — protein sequence MGSTFGHLFRITTFGESHGGGVGVVVDGCPPKVQISTEEIQFELDRRRPGQSKISTPRKEEDTCEILSGVLDGQTLGTPIAILVRNKDHRSQDYGDMQVKYRPSHADATYDAKYGIRAVAGGGRSSARETIGRVAAGAIAKKILQEMAGVEIIGYVKRIKDLEAHVDDATVTLEQVESNIVRCPDGEMADRMIERIEQARDSGDSLGGVVECVARRVPLGLGEPVFDKLEADLAKAVMSLPASKGFEIGSGFAGTLMTGSEHNDAFYMEGDRIRTMTNRSGGIQGGISNGENIVIRVAFKPTATIRKEQQTVSKDGQETTLSAKGRHDPCVLPRAVPMVEAMVALVLCDHLLRQRGQCGVD from the coding sequence ATGGGTAGCACATTCGGTCATCTGTTTCGAATTACAACGTTTGGAGAATCCCACGGGGGAGGCGTTGGTGTCGTTGTGGATGGCTGTCCACCCAAGGTGCAGATTTCCACTGAGGAGATTCAGTTTGAGCTCGATCGCCGTCGTCCGGGCCAGAGCAAAATCAGCACCCCCCGCAAGGAAGAAGACACCTGCGAAATTCTCTCCGGGGTTTTGGACGGTCAAACCTTGGGCACGCCCATTGCCATTCTGGTGCGGAACAAAGACCACCGCTCCCAGGACTACGGCGATATGCAGGTGAAGTATCGCCCATCCCATGCGGATGCCACCTATGACGCCAAGTACGGGATCCGAGCGGTGGCCGGTGGGGGCCGATCGTCGGCGCGGGAAACGATCGGACGGGTGGCGGCGGGGGCGATCGCCAAGAAGATTCTCCAGGAAATGGCCGGGGTCGAAATTATCGGCTACGTCAAGCGCATTAAAGACTTAGAAGCCCATGTAGACGATGCCACCGTCACCCTTGAGCAAGTGGAAAGCAACATTGTCCGCTGTCCCGATGGAGAAATGGCCGATCGCATGATTGAGCGGATTGAGCAGGCGCGGGATTCAGGGGATTCCCTCGGGGGTGTGGTGGAATGTGTGGCGCGGCGGGTTCCGTTGGGACTGGGTGAGCCTGTGTTTGACAAGCTAGAAGCTGATTTAGCCAAAGCGGTCATGTCGCTGCCCGCTAGCAAAGGCTTTGAAATTGGCTCGGGGTTTGCTGGCACGCTGATGACCGGAAGTGAGCATAACGATGCTTTCTACATGGAGGGCGATCGGATTCGCACCATGACCAATCGATCGGGGGGGATTCAGGGTGGCATTTCCAACGGCGAAAATATTGTGATTCGGGTAGCCTTTAAACCTACGGCAACGATTCGTAAAGAACAACAAACCGTGAGTAAAGACGGTCAAGAAACGACGCTGTCTGCTAAGGGTCGCCATGATCCCTGTGTACTCCCCCGTGCGGTTCCCATGGTGGAAGCGATGGTGGCCTTAGTGCTGTGTGATCATCTATTGCGGCAACGGGGGCAATGCGGCGTAGATTGA
- a CDS encoding tetratricopeptide repeat protein has protein sequence MRLCKAGLYEDAIVYFDRAIHQRPDWYVLWYEQGKAFMQAGAATEAIASFKEVLAIREDFEPAWNHLGKTLAAQGRYEEAITSYDRALAFNRHSYKTWYNRGNALMKLNALEDAIHSYEQTLQLRPDYAEAWYNRAIAQTHLGQLEAALSSYESALKFRPHFSNAHYNAGNLYQRLGQYEEALVKYNRVLEIKTNLPQVWLNRANVLRKLGFHEEALDSYDRALALDDQLAEVWYHRGKTLETLYQPEAAIASYTRALELLPSLAEGWYIRGCLRQRLGDFEAAVQDFDQAIANRRDFSVAWTARGNALQKLSRYDEAIASFDQALAIDGDDLETWYRRGRALDYLNRNEAAIASYGKVLALNPRCDKAWYSRGVSLSHLGHYQEALTSFDKALSINPNFVDAESRRRITLNQLQHQAELVHRHEG, from the coding sequence ATGCGTCTTTGTAAAGCAGGACTCTACGAAGACGCGATCGTTTACTTTGACCGAGCCATTCACCAACGACCCGACTGGTATGTTCTGTGGTACGAGCAGGGTAAGGCATTCATGCAGGCCGGAGCTGCAACTGAGGCGATCGCCAGTTTTAAGGAAGTGTTGGCCATTCGGGAAGACTTTGAACCCGCTTGGAATCACTTGGGGAAAACCTTGGCCGCCCAAGGACGCTATGAGGAGGCTATTACCAGCTACGATCGAGCACTAGCCTTTAATCGCCATAGCTATAAAACCTGGTACAACCGAGGCAATGCGCTGATGAAGCTCAACGCGCTGGAAGATGCCATCCATAGCTACGAGCAAACCCTGCAACTACGACCGGACTATGCCGAAGCTTGGTACAACCGAGCGATCGCCCAGACCCATCTAGGGCAGCTCGAAGCAGCATTATCCAGTTATGAGAGTGCGCTCAAGTTTCGTCCACACTTTTCCAATGCCCATTACAATGCGGGCAATCTATACCAACGATTAGGCCAGTATGAGGAGGCGCTGGTTAAGTACAACCGCGTTTTGGAAATCAAGACCAATTTGCCTCAAGTCTGGTTGAATCGAGCCAATGTGCTGCGTAAATTGGGGTTTCACGAAGAAGCGCTAGATAGTTACGATCGCGCCTTGGCCTTGGATGATCAGCTAGCGGAAGTGTGGTATCACCGAGGCAAAACCCTGGAAACGCTCTATCAACCAGAAGCCGCGATCGCCAGTTACACCCGTGCCTTAGAACTTTTACCCAGCTTGGCAGAAGGTTGGTATATCCGAGGCTGCTTGCGGCAACGGTTAGGGGACTTTGAAGCGGCGGTGCAGGATTTTGACCAAGCGATCGCAAACCGTCGAGATTTCAGTGTCGCTTGGACAGCACGGGGCAATGCCTTACAAAAGTTAAGTCGCTATGATGAAGCGATCGCGAGTTTTGATCAAGCCTTGGCTATCGATGGGGATGATTTAGAAACTTGGTATCGTCGAGGCAGAGCCTTGGATTATTTAAATCGCAATGAAGCGGCGATCGCGAGTTATGGCAAGGTGCTGGCTCTAAATCCCCGGTGTGATAAAGCCTGGTACAGCCGAGGGGTGTCCTTGAGTCATCTCGGACATTACCAAGAGGCATTGACTAGCTTTGATAAGGCGCTGAGTATCAACCCCAATTTTGTGGATGCAGAAAGTCGCAGACGGATCACCTTGAATCAGTTACAACATCAGGCTGAACTTGTACATCGCCACGAGGGGTAA
- a CDS encoding RrF2 family transcriptional regulator has translation MKLTTRGHYSVKALLDLTLQPNYGPASVNAIAQRQDLPAPYLEKLLIELRKAGLVNAIRGAQGGYQLAQSPTHITLGQILAAVGETIEPLPRQVRDEAQAEDWVTFAVWNRLHQKMRDALYSISLEDLYYDARSWQASQGAEASFIV, from the coding sequence ATGAAACTGACAACCCGTGGTCACTACAGTGTCAAAGCCTTACTCGACTTGACCCTCCAGCCCAACTATGGCCCTGCCTCCGTCAACGCGATCGCCCAACGGCAAGACCTGCCAGCCCCCTACCTCGAAAAACTGTTAATCGAACTGCGCAAAGCGGGCTTAGTTAATGCGATTCGGGGTGCCCAAGGCGGCTACCAACTGGCCCAATCCCCCACCCACATTACCCTGGGGCAAATTTTAGCAGCAGTGGGAGAAACGATCGAACCCCTACCGCGTCAGGTGCGGGATGAGGCCCAAGCCGAAGATTGGGTCACGTTTGCTGTCTGGAATCGACTCCATCAAAAAATGCGGGATGCTCTGTATAGTATTAGCCTTGAGGATCTCTATTATGACGCTCGCAGTTGGCAAGCCTCCCAAGGGGCAGAAGCGAGTTTTATCGTATAG
- the queG gene encoding tRNA epoxyqueuosine(34) reductase QueG, whose translation MAVNKPLDVTNAIKQKALDLGFHKVGIVRVADWAGVEPEGLRSWLAKGYQAEMAWMAASKRQNVYEILPTVKSIVCVAMNYYTPHQRPSGAEYGKISRYGWGRDYHKVLHKRLKALSLWLEAQTWLETQNERIQTRYYADTGPIQDKVWAERAGIGWIAKNSNVITREYGSWVFLGEVLTNLDLTPDRPHTQHCGTCTRCIDACPTAAITEPFVVDANRCIAYHTIENRREELPEHIAHHLQGWVAGCDICQDVCPWNQRFAQETDIPDFQPYPDNIAPKLQDLAQINAAEYDRRFPASALRRIKPEMWRRNARANLEFSDLHDSSPKPQAYHTDNE comes from the coding sequence ATGGCTGTGAATAAACCTTTGGATGTGACGAATGCCATTAAGCAGAAAGCGTTAGATCTAGGATTTCATAAAGTGGGCATTGTGCGGGTGGCGGATTGGGCTGGAGTGGAACCGGAAGGGTTGCGATCGTGGTTGGCCAAGGGCTACCAAGCAGAAATGGCTTGGATGGCAGCCAGTAAACGGCAGAATGTCTATGAAATTTTGCCCACGGTGAAATCGATCGTCTGTGTGGCCATGAATTACTACACCCCTCACCAGCGACCCTCGGGGGCCGAGTATGGCAAAATTTCCCGCTACGGTTGGGGCCGGGACTACCACAAGGTCTTGCACAAGCGCCTTAAAGCCCTGTCCCTATGGCTAGAAGCACAAACTTGGTTAGAGACCCAAAATGAGAGGATTCAAACCCGTTACTATGCCGATACTGGGCCGATTCAAGATAAGGTCTGGGCCGAGCGGGCAGGCATCGGGTGGATTGCCAAAAATAGTAATGTGATTACCCGCGAATATGGTTCCTGGGTCTTTCTAGGTGAGGTTTTAACAAACTTAGATTTAACGCCCGATCGACCGCATACGCAGCATTGTGGTACCTGTACCCGTTGCATTGATGCCTGTCCAACGGCAGCAATTACGGAACCGTTTGTCGTAGATGCCAATCGGTGTATTGCTTACCATACGATCGAGAATCGTAGGGAGGAATTACCCGAGCATATTGCCCATCATCTCCAAGGCTGGGTTGCGGGCTGTGATATTTGCCAAGATGTCTGTCCTTGGAATCAACGCTTTGCCCAGGAAACAGACATTCCTGACTTTCAGCCCTATCCAGACAATATCGCGCCTAAACTACAAGATTTAGCCCAGATTAATGCGGCAGAGTACGATCGGCGTTTTCCCGCTTCAGCCCTACGCAGAATTAAGCCTGAGATGTGGCGGAGAAACGCCCGCGCCAACCTAGAATTTAGTGACTTGCATGATAGCAGCCCTAAACCACAGGCATACCACACAGATAATGAGTAG
- a CDS encoding PTPA-CTERM sorting domain-containing protein, giving the protein MGKTMNFKGLGLSTLAAVATLAVASITASPVEAATFTYDFSGGPLIPSIYNFSGSAPLTSVTANSGSVVWRPNGLGIWQGGLDSLEVDGLGTNEILNLTFNQTVRIISATFSRVGINVPVLDPNGNDDFRLLVDGVQVLTADIPGGNLLDLGTGTYNFSSLIAQGSTLGFGVINRGDDYLLTNLTVETIPTPAMLPGLIGMGVVALRKRKGAKAASEQSC; this is encoded by the coding sequence GTGGGTAAAACAATGAATTTCAAAGGTTTGGGTCTAAGTACATTAGCAGCAGTGGCAACTTTGGCAGTTGCTTCCATCACAGCCTCTCCTGTGGAAGCAGCAACATTTACCTACGACTTTTCAGGTGGCCCGCTGATCCCCAGTATCTATAACTTCTCAGGCTCTGCTCCCTTAACTAGCGTGACTGCAAATAGCGGTAGTGTTGTTTGGAGGCCGAACGGACTTGGAATTTGGCAAGGCGGTTTGGATTCCTTAGAAGTTGACGGGTTGGGCACCAACGAGATTCTCAATTTGACCTTCAATCAGACGGTCAGAATTATCTCTGCTACTTTCAGTAGGGTTGGCATTAATGTTCCTGTTTTAGATCCCAATGGTAACGACGATTTCCGTCTATTAGTTGATGGAGTACAGGTTCTAACTGCTGATATTCCTGGCGGTAATCTTCTCGATTTGGGTACTGGTACCTATAACTTCTCTTCCCTGATTGCCCAAGGTTCAACTTTAGGCTTTGGTGTGATTAATCGTGGTGATGACTATCTGTTGACTAATCTGACCGTTGAAACTATTCCCACTCCAGCCATGCTACCTGGCTTAATTGGGATGGGGGTTGTCGCTCTGCGCAAGCGGAAAGGAGCGAAAGCAGCATCTGAACAGAGCTGCTAA
- a CDS encoding CCA tRNA nucleotidyltransferase, which translates to MTPSVTVLQEHTLGSSALSPKTWPFDLAWLPSSACLVGGSVRDALLERHSDYLDLDFVLPEGAVETARAIARHYKAGFVLLDTERQIARVVFKQGTADFAQQVGDTLEEDLRRRDFTINAIAYNPHTLELLDPLQGCQDLERGLLRMIAPENLAEDPLRLLRAYRQAAQLGFQVDGETQQVIRQLAPNLARIAAERVQSELNYLLSSRRGTPRLHGAWEDGLLQAWFPDATAMGLTQVAAIDQTLRRLKEEWPGFYGILQQRIRTSASGKAAEKEPEASGSTRTWVTTAKLASLLPSDLTAAEAQLWKLKYSRAEIQAVMTVLKYLPELQADPNLEQWSLAQQYFFFQGVGAVFPAIALMAIAIGIPLNGMAAMIDRFLDANDPVAHPQPLLTGQDLMMALKIPPSPRIGKLLAALQLARAEGKIATREEGIKLAEQLLGDRDLADWW; encoded by the coding sequence TTGACTCCTTCTGTAACTGTTTTGCAAGAGCACACTTTGGGTTCTTCGGCATTATCCCCAAAGACATGGCCCTTTGATTTGGCATGGCTCCCCAGTTCTGCTTGTTTGGTGGGGGGGAGTGTGCGTGATGCGCTTTTGGAGCGCCATTCTGACTATCTAGATCTCGATTTTGTTTTGCCAGAAGGAGCAGTGGAAACGGCTCGGGCGATCGCCCGTCATTACAAGGCCGGGTTTGTCCTGTTGGATACGGAACGACAAATTGCCCGCGTGGTGTTTAAACAAGGGACGGCAGACTTTGCCCAGCAGGTGGGAGACACCTTGGAAGAAGATTTGCGCCGTCGGGATTTTACGATTAATGCGATCGCCTACAATCCCCACACCTTGGAGCTTTTGGATCCTTTGCAGGGTTGCCAGGATCTGGAACGGGGGCTGTTGCGGATGATCGCGCCGGAAAATTTAGCTGAGGATCCGCTACGTCTCCTCCGGGCCTATCGCCAAGCTGCTCAACTGGGTTTTCAGGTGGATGGCGAAACCCAACAAGTGATTCGTCAGCTTGCACCGAATTTAGCCCGCATTGCAGCGGAACGGGTGCAGTCGGAGTTGAACTACCTGCTGAGTTCCCGGCGGGGTACGCCGCGCCTCCACGGGGCTTGGGAGGATGGATTGTTGCAAGCTTGGTTCCCCGATGCGACTGCAATGGGACTCACCCAGGTTGCGGCGATCGATCAAACATTACGGCGGCTCAAGGAAGAGTGGCCTGGGTTTTACGGCATTTTGCAGCAACGGATTCGCACCAGTGCCTCCGGCAAAGCAGCAGAAAAGGAACCGGAAGCCTCCGGCAGTACCCGAACTTGGGTGACTACGGCGAAACTGGCGAGCCTCTTGCCTAGTGATCTAACCGCAGCGGAGGCCCAATTGTGGAAGTTGAAGTATAGCCGTGCGGAAATTCAGGCCGTGATGACTGTGCTGAAGTATTTGCCGGAGTTGCAAGCGGATCCAAATTTGGAACAGTGGTCCTTGGCCCAGCAATATTTCTTTTTCCAGGGGGTTGGTGCGGTTTTTCCTGCGATCGCGCTGATGGCGATTGCCATCGGGATTCCCTTGAATGGGATGGCAGCGATGATCGATCGCTTTTTAGATGCCAACGATCCGGTGGCCCATCCCCAACCGTTACTGACGGGTCAGGATTTGATGATGGCACTCAAAATTCCGCCGAGTCCTAGAATTGGTAAGCTCTTAGCCGCGCTCCAACTAGCCCGCGCTGAGGGAAAAATTGCCACGCGGGAAGAGGGCATCAAACTGGCTGAGCAGTTGCTGGGCGATCGGGATTTGGCCGACTGGTGGTAA
- a CDS encoding Ycf34 family protein, which yields MCICVNCQYVDRCTTYHAVEAQHQQPHLTESPDFEATEPTINVNIREQVDYIEMEWDVVGCLSFVADQGKWSRLRPGELIPT from the coding sequence ATGTGTATTTGCGTAAATTGCCAGTATGTCGATCGTTGTACCACCTACCATGCGGTGGAAGCCCAGCATCAGCAGCCCCATCTGACCGAGTCTCCAGACTTTGAGGCCACGGAACCCACGATTAATGTCAACATTCGGGAACAAGTCGATTACATCGAAATGGAATGGGACGTTGTTGGATGTCTCAGCTTTGTAGCGGATCAAGGAAAATGGTCACGGCTGCGTCCCGGTGAACTGATCCCCACCTAG